In the Leifsonia sp. 466MF genome, one interval contains:
- a CDS encoding DUF4129 domain-containing protein: MTTKAGGRRRWTLAVCVVLAAVALVAVAFQGAPQFSGPRMFLPPGPVRTQAPAPQESGTPAPRGTAHEVRIDMSWLLVALVVLAVIIGLALLWRLRRRPSRPLELPPLDTVGVAETSEVHADQGPEPEPEQVRRGLDRAAEVLAEPREPRDAIEAAWVGLEEGAADSGVRRLPAETPAEFAARVVARVAADRDAAARLLALYLRARFSSAPVTAADVAAARDAVEALRASWSVASGGRSSTREGGRR, encoded by the coding sequence GTGACCACGAAGGCGGGCGGACGGCGGCGATGGACCCTCGCCGTGTGCGTCGTGCTCGCGGCGGTCGCCCTCGTCGCCGTGGCGTTCCAGGGAGCGCCGCAGTTCAGCGGGCCGCGGATGTTCCTGCCGCCCGGCCCCGTCCGGACGCAGGCGCCGGCTCCGCAGGAGTCGGGCACCCCGGCGCCGCGCGGGACGGCGCACGAGGTCCGCATCGACATGTCGTGGCTGCTGGTCGCCCTCGTCGTGCTCGCCGTCATCATCGGGTTGGCGCTGCTCTGGCGCCTTCGTCGCCGTCCGTCGCGGCCGCTCGAACTGCCTCCGCTCGACACGGTCGGTGTGGCGGAGACCTCCGAGGTGCACGCTGACCAGGGGCCCGAGCCCGAGCCGGAGCAGGTGCGCCGCGGCCTCGACCGCGCCGCTGAGGTTCTCGCCGAACCGCGCGAGCCGCGTGACGCGATCGAGGCCGCCTGGGTGGGCCTGGAGGAGGGCGCCGCCGATTCCGGCGTCCGTCGCCTCCCGGCCGAGACGCCCGCCGAGTTCGCAGCGCGCGTTGTCGCCCGCGTGGCGGCCGACCGCGACGCCGCAGCCCGGCTCCTCGCCCTCTACCTGCGCGCCCGATTCAGCAGCGCGCCCGTGACCGCAGCCGACGTCGCAGCCGCCCGGGACGCGGTCGAGGCGCTGCGCGCATCCTGGAGCGTCGCGTCCGGCGGCCGGTCGAGCACCCGGGAAGGCGGCCGCCGATGA